In a single window of the Sulfuricaulis sp. genome:
- a CDS encoding glucoamylase family protein, with product MASFRGNRSASEYSGDEPPLRSELFSSDQMDQHGKALAGSHKLGLGRAADRLLTRLAENESVLIGACKLLTTAITENRQITPAGEWLLDNFYLIEEQIRTAKRHLPKGYSRELPRLAHGPSAGLPRAYDIALETIAHGDGRVDPESLRRFVASYQSVTALKLGELWAIPIMLRLALIENLRRVAAGSAAGRIDRNLADFWADQMIEMAEKDPKNLILVIADMARSNPPMTTPFVSEFARRLQGQSPALALPLTWIEQQLSESGLTIEQLVQSGNQLQAADQVSISNSIGSLRFLGTMDWREFVETTSVVEQTLREDPGKTYDKMDFATRDRYRHVIERIAKRSHLSEADVARAAIQLARNAASIKQGVDDRKVHVGCYLIDKGLPRLERAAGIRLSTSETLRRTARKCPLLLYLGTITLITAILTGGLLAQARASEFSDGALVLIGILSLLATSQLAVALVNWLATLLAAPHPLPRMDFSTGIPPDSRTLAIIPTMLTSAQNIEDLIEALEVRFLANQDENLRFGLLTDFRDAREETLPEDEPLLQLVQRKIEELNEKYQRSNTDTFFLFHRPRRWNPRDRIWMGYERKRGKLADLNLLLRGGSIGRFSLVVGNIDALLNMKYVITLDTDTQLPRDSARQFVGTMAHPLNRARYDEDKQRVGEGYGILQPRVSASLPGTNRSRYAQLYGGESGIDPYTRAVSDVYQDVFHEGSFIGKGIYDIDAFERSLKDRFPENRILSHDLLEGCYARSGMLSDVDLYEEYPSFYSADVNRRHRWIRGDWQLARWLWRRVPGPGAHRQKNPLSWLSQWKLFDNLRRSLVPAALTLLLLLGWTDLASAWFWTLAVIGIILIPSLIAATLEMFQKPVDVLLTQHLAAVVHDIGQRLAQAAFALACLPYEAVFSLDAIVRTVGRMLITHQRLLEWNPSSESDRDSRTDLTTSFQSMWTAPVIAMATALVLVLSNPAALVVAGPILILWLVSPAIAWWISRPLARREARLTANQTFFLRKLARKTWAFFETFVGPEDHWLPPDNYQDYRGTAVAHRTSPTNMGLALLANLSAYDFGYIPAGQLIERTASALRTMQSLERHLGHFYNWYDTLSLKPLHPAYISTVDSGNLAGHLLTLRPGLLSLPDRPILSVRWFDGLRDTLGILVDAVGDVTPAALAQFQKDLESACDSLPTTLTAARFTLDRLTTRAAEVADSFDAEPAADASWWARTLARQCQSALDELTFLAPWSVLPAAPGRLSEFPGIGAIPTLRELAKLEVESLPIIERWLDAEATSAEREWLGELQRYIAQASGRAHERMTATESLALQASELARMEQGFLYDKANHLLAIGYNVDDRRRDLSYYDLLASEARFSTFVAIAQGELPQESWFALGRQLTTAGGKAVLLSWGGSMFEYLMPLLVMPTYENTLLDQTCREAVDRQIEYGMLRGVPWGMSESGYNTVDVHFNYQYRAFGVPSMGLKRGLAEDLVIAPYASVLALMVAPEAACLNLERLAGAGLEGKFGLYEAIDYTPSRQQRGKSSTVVRSFMAHHQGMSLLALAYLILDRPMQKRFESDPLFQATLMLLHERVPKATAFYSRTVEFSDLRATSGGPELQVRVHNSADTPIPAVQLLSNGRYHVMVTNAGGGYSQWKNLAVTRWREDTTCDNWGTFCYLRDVASGEGWSTAHQPTLKRAMSYEAIFSEGRAEFRRRDSVGDGDIDTHTEIVVSPEDDIELRRVHISNRSPTRRTIDVTSYAEVVLAPPDADALHPAFSNLFVQTEIVDSRRAILCTRRPRSLDEPTPWMFHLMAVHGVDVEEISYETDRMQFIGRGNTVASPQALSGSAALSGSHGSVLDPIVAIRCRITLDPDESATIDMVSGIGETRDAALSLVEKYQDRRLADRVFDLAWSHAQVVLRQINATEADAQLYGHLASSVIYANSSLRADAAVLIKNRRGQSGLWGYAISGDLPIVLLQIGDPANIDLVRQLVQAHAYWRLKGLAVDLVIWNEDRAGYRQLLQEQIMGLIAAGVEAHVIDRRGGIFVRPAEQISNEDRILLQSVARAIFTDNRGTLAEQIDRRGPAEVRVPRLKPTRRQRGERPIVTKLPRRDLILFNGLGGFTRDGHEYVITTAPGQVTPAPWVNVLANPHFGSVISENGLAYTWSENAHEFRLTPWHNDPVSDASGEAFYLRDEDSGHFWSPTPLPSRGAGDYVTRHGFGYSVFEHTEGGIRSELTVYVAVDAAIKFAVLKVRNASGQPRKLSATGYVEWVLGDLRPKSAMHVTTEIDLGNGAIYARNPYSTEYSERVAFFDVDDTTRTITCDRTEFLGRNGTLKHPAAMNRARLSGKLGAALDPCAAIQVSFELADGQEREIIYRLGVGRDAIAAGHLVQRYRGPAVARAALDAVYQYWNHTLGAVQVETPEPSLNVLTNGWLLYQTLACRLWARSGYYQSGGAFGFRDQLQDTMALIHAEPQRVREQLLLCASRQFQEGDVQHWWHPPSGRGVRTHCSDDYLWLPLATCRYVLTTGDTGVLDESVHFLEGPPVNAEDDSYYDLPGRSGEAASLYQHCVRAIERGLRFGEHGLPLMGTGDWNDGMNLVGNHGKGESVWLGFFLSEVLKQFAKVARLRDDPAFAERCQEEGIQLRQNIEQHGWDGAWYRRAYFDDGTPLGSAANPECRIDSISQSWAVLSGAGDVQRARLAMEAVDQHLVRRDSALIQLLDPPFDKSPLNPGYIKGYVPGVRENGGQYTHAAIWAAMAFARLGDSRRAWELLAMINPVNHGKTPAGVATYKVEPYVAAADVYALAPHTGRGGWTWYTGSAGWMYRLIVESLLGLRLEVDKLHFAPCLPADWKAFKMHYRYRETVYHIIVSQTQGADNAKIGEMRVTVDGVERHDQTIPLVDDRQEHSVEVRMYAPQTVNELAPTLA from the coding sequence ATGGCGAGCTTCCGCGGAAATCGTTCGGCTTCGGAATACTCCGGCGACGAACCGCCGCTGCGATCGGAGCTGTTCAGCAGCGACCAGATGGACCAGCATGGCAAGGCCCTGGCGGGCTCGCACAAGTTAGGCCTGGGACGCGCCGCGGACCGGCTCCTGACGCGGTTGGCTGAGAATGAAAGCGTCCTGATCGGCGCCTGCAAGCTGCTGACAACGGCGATCACGGAAAACCGCCAGATTACACCGGCGGGTGAATGGCTACTCGATAACTTCTACCTGATCGAAGAACAGATTCGCACGGCCAAGAGACACCTGCCGAAGGGTTACAGCCGGGAACTGCCACGCCTGGCTCACGGCCCTTCGGCTGGACTTCCGCGCGCGTATGACATCGCGCTGGAGACGATCGCGCATGGCGATGGAAGGGTGGATCCAGAAAGCCTCCGCCGTTTCGTCGCATCCTACCAGTCGGTCACCGCCCTCAAGCTGGGTGAATTGTGGGCCATCCCCATCATGCTGCGCCTGGCCTTGATCGAGAATCTCCGGCGCGTTGCCGCCGGCAGCGCCGCCGGCCGGATTGACCGTAACCTGGCCGATTTCTGGGCCGACCAGATGATAGAGATGGCCGAGAAAGATCCAAAGAATCTCATCCTGGTGATCGCGGACATGGCGCGGTCAAACCCGCCGATGACGACCCCGTTCGTTTCCGAATTTGCGCGCCGGCTACAGGGGCAGAGCCCGGCTTTGGCATTGCCGCTGACCTGGATTGAACAACAACTCTCTGAATCGGGCCTGACGATCGAGCAATTAGTGCAGTCAGGAAATCAACTGCAGGCGGCCGACCAGGTTTCCATCAGCAACAGTATCGGCAGTCTTCGATTTTTGGGGACGATGGACTGGCGCGAATTTGTCGAGACGACAAGCGTTGTCGAGCAGACACTACGTGAGGACCCGGGAAAGACCTATGACAAGATGGATTTTGCCACCCGTGATCGCTACCGGCATGTCATCGAGAGGATTGCCAAGCGTAGCCACCTGTCCGAAGCCGACGTAGCGCGCGCAGCAATCCAGCTGGCACGGAACGCCGCGTCGATTAAACAAGGCGTCGACGATCGAAAAGTGCATGTGGGTTGCTACCTGATCGATAAGGGATTACCACGGCTCGAACGAGCGGCGGGGATACGCCTTTCCACCTCCGAAACGCTGCGCAGAACGGCTCGCAAATGCCCATTGCTCCTGTATCTCGGCACGATCACGCTGATCACAGCGATCCTCACCGGTGGCTTGTTGGCGCAGGCACGTGCCAGCGAGTTCTCCGATGGGGCACTGGTGCTGATTGGCATCCTCTCGCTCCTGGCCACCAGTCAGTTGGCAGTAGCGCTGGTGAACTGGCTGGCAACCTTGCTGGCAGCGCCACATCCACTGCCGCGAATGGACTTCTCCACGGGAATTCCGCCGGACTCCCGCACTCTGGCGATTATCCCGACGATGCTCACAAGCGCTCAGAACATCGAGGATCTGATCGAGGCGCTGGAAGTCCGGTTCCTGGCAAATCAGGACGAAAATCTGCGCTTCGGCCTGTTGACGGATTTTCGGGACGCGCGCGAAGAAACGCTGCCGGAGGACGAACCGCTATTGCAATTGGTGCAGAGGAAAATCGAAGAGCTGAATGAAAAATACCAGAGGTCAAACACTGACACTTTCTTTCTTTTTCATCGTCCGCGCCGCTGGAATCCACGCGACCGTATCTGGATGGGCTACGAGCGCAAGCGCGGGAAGCTGGCAGATTTGAATTTGCTGTTGCGCGGGGGCTCAATAGGACGCTTCTCGCTGGTTGTCGGTAACATCGACGCTTTATTGAACATGAAGTATGTCATTACGCTTGACACGGACACGCAACTGCCGCGCGACTCTGCACGGCAGTTTGTGGGAACCATGGCGCACCCGCTGAATCGCGCGCGCTACGACGAAGACAAGCAACGCGTCGGTGAGGGCTACGGTATCCTGCAACCGCGCGTGAGCGCAAGCCTGCCGGGCACGAACCGTTCGCGTTACGCGCAATTGTACGGGGGTGAATCGGGCATCGACCCGTATACGCGCGCCGTCTCCGACGTTTACCAGGACGTGTTCCATGAAGGCTCGTTCATTGGCAAGGGAATCTACGACATCGATGCGTTCGAGCGGTCGCTGAAGGATCGCTTTCCCGAGAACCGCATCCTCAGTCACGATCTCCTGGAAGGGTGTTATGCTCGATCGGGGATGTTGAGCGATGTAGATTTGTACGAAGAATATCCCTCGTTCTACAGCGCGGACGTGAACCGTCGCCATCGCTGGATACGCGGCGATTGGCAGCTGGCGCGCTGGTTGTGGCGGCGCGTTCCCGGTCCCGGTGCGCACCGGCAGAAGAACCCGCTGTCGTGGCTGTCACAATGGAAACTCTTCGACAACCTGCGGCGCAGTCTCGTGCCGGCAGCGTTGACGCTGCTGTTGCTGCTGGGCTGGACGGACTTGGCATCGGCCTGGTTCTGGACCCTGGCGGTGATCGGAATCATCCTGATCCCGTCCTTGATTGCCGCTACGCTGGAGATGTTTCAGAAACCGGTCGACGTTCTGCTGACTCAGCATCTCGCCGCCGTCGTACACGACATCGGCCAGCGCCTCGCCCAGGCGGCTTTTGCGCTCGCGTGCCTTCCCTATGAAGCGGTCTTCAGCCTGGATGCGATTGTGCGCACGGTGGGACGGATGCTGATCACGCACCAGCGACTTCTCGAATGGAATCCATCGAGCGAATCTGATCGCGACAGCCGCACGGATCTCACTACCTCTTTCCAGTCGATGTGGACTGCCCCGGTTATCGCCATGGCCACGGCGCTGGTTCTGGTGCTGTCGAATCCGGCGGCGCTGGTCGTGGCGGGACCGATACTGATCTTATGGCTGGTCTCGCCCGCCATTGCCTGGTGGATCAGCCGGCCGCTCGCCCGGCGTGAAGCCAGACTGACGGCCAACCAAACTTTCTTCCTGCGCAAGCTGGCGCGTAAGACCTGGGCGTTTTTCGAGACCTTCGTCGGCCCGGAAGATCATTGGCTGCCGCCGGATAACTATCAGGATTATCGTGGTACCGCGGTGGCGCACCGCACGTCGCCGACCAACATGGGGCTGGCGCTGCTCGCGAATCTGTCCGCGTACGATTTCGGTTACATTCCCGCCGGACAACTCATCGAGCGCACGGCGAGCGCACTGCGCACGATGCAATCCCTGGAACGGCACCTCGGCCACTTCTACAACTGGTACGACACGCTGTCGCTGAAGCCGCTGCATCCTGCCTACATTTCGACAGTGGACAGCGGCAACCTTGCGGGTCATCTGCTGACATTGCGCCCGGGTCTGCTGTCACTACCCGACCGCCCGATCCTGTCGGTGCGTTGGTTTGACGGGCTGCGCGACACGCTGGGAATCCTCGTGGATGCCGTGGGAGATGTCACGCCGGCTGCGCTCGCTCAATTTCAGAAAGATCTGGAGTCCGCCTGCGATTCCCTGCCCACCACGCTCACGGCAGCGCGGTTCACTCTTGACCGGCTGACAACACGCGCGGCGGAGGTTGCCGACAGCTTCGACGCTGAGCCTGCGGCCGATGCAAGCTGGTGGGCGCGGACGCTGGCCCGGCAATGCCAGAGTGCACTCGACGAACTGACGTTTCTGGCCCCGTGGAGTGTGCTGCCGGCCGCGCCGGGCCGGCTCAGCGAATTCCCTGGCATCGGCGCAATCCCCACGCTGCGGGAACTGGCCAAACTTGAGGTGGAGTCGCTGCCGATCATCGAGCGCTGGCTCGACGCGGAAGCAACGTCCGCGGAGCGCGAATGGCTGGGTGAGCTTCAACGGTACATCGCACAAGCCAGCGGCCGCGCCCATGAGCGGATGACGGCTACCGAAAGCCTGGCTCTGCAAGCAAGCGAACTCGCGCGCATGGAACAAGGGTTCCTGTACGACAAAGCGAACCATTTGCTGGCCATCGGGTATAACGTGGACGATCGTCGGCGCGACTTGAGTTACTACGACCTGTTGGCTTCCGAAGCGAGGTTCTCCACTTTCGTTGCCATTGCGCAGGGAGAGCTGCCGCAGGAGAGTTGGTTTGCCCTGGGGCGTCAGCTCACGACCGCCGGTGGCAAGGCGGTTCTGCTTTCGTGGGGCGGTTCGATGTTCGAGTACCTTATGCCGCTCCTGGTGATGCCGACCTACGAAAACACGCTGCTCGACCAGACCTGCCGGGAGGCAGTGGACCGACAGATCGAGTATGGGATGCTGCGTGGCGTGCCATGGGGCATGTCGGAATCCGGCTACAACACGGTCGACGTTCATTTCAACTACCAGTACCGCGCCTTTGGCGTGCCCAGCATGGGGCTCAAGCGCGGACTCGCCGAGGACCTGGTCATTGCGCCGTATGCCTCGGTACTCGCGTTGATGGTGGCGCCCGAGGCGGCGTGCCTAAATCTGGAACGACTCGCTGGCGCAGGGCTCGAAGGAAAATTCGGCCTGTATGAAGCCATCGACTACACCCCGTCACGCCAACAGCGCGGGAAATCGAGCACGGTGGTTCGGTCATTCATGGCCCATCACCAGGGCATGAGTCTGCTCGCGCTGGCCTATCTGATCCTCGACCGGCCGATGCAAAAGCGCTTCGAGTCGGACCCGTTGTTCCAGGCAACCCTGATGTTGCTCCACGAACGAGTCCCCAAGGCCACGGCGTTCTATTCGCGCACCGTAGAGTTCTCCGACCTGCGTGCGACTTCCGGCGGTCCGGAGCTGCAGGTGCGCGTACACAACAGCGCCGACACGCCGATACCGGCCGTGCAGTTGTTGTCGAACGGCAGATATCACGTGATGGTCACCAACGCAGGAGGCGGCTACAGTCAGTGGAAAAACCTCGCCGTCACCCGCTGGCGCGAAGACACTACCTGCGACAACTGGGGTACATTCTGTTACCTGCGCGACGTGGCGAGCGGGGAGGGCTGGTCAACCGCGCATCAGCCGACGCTCAAACGGGCAATGAGCTACGAAGCGATTTTCTCGGAGGGGCGAGCGGAGTTTCGCCGCCGGGATTCCGTCGGTGACGGTGATATCGATACCCATACCGAGATCGTCGTTTCGCCGGAAGACGACATCGAACTGCGTCGCGTCCATATCAGCAACCGCTCTCCGACACGCAGAACGATTGATGTGACGAGTTACGCGGAAGTGGTTCTCGCGCCACCGGATGCGGACGCGCTGCATCCGGCGTTCAGTAATCTCTTCGTTCAGACCGAGATCGTCGACTCGCGACGGGCAATCCTCTGCACGCGCCGGCCTCGTTCCCTCGATGAGCCGACACCATGGATGTTTCACCTGATGGCCGTGCACGGGGTGGACGTCGAAGAGATTTCCTACGAGACGGACCGTATGCAATTCATTGGCCGTGGCAACACGGTCGCCTCGCCCCAGGCCTTGAGCGGATCGGCCGCACTCTCGGGCAGTCACGGCTCAGTGCTGGATCCGATTGTCGCCATCCGTTGTCGAATAACACTCGATCCGGACGAATCGGCAACGATCGATATGGTTTCCGGCATCGGCGAAACCCGCGACGCCGCGTTAAGCCTGGTCGAAAAATACCAGGATCGACGACTCGCGGATCGCGTCTTCGATCTGGCATGGTCCCACGCCCAGGTAGTACTGCGGCAAATCAATGCCACCGAAGCCGACGCGCAACTCTATGGACACCTCGCCAGCTCCGTCATCTATGCGAATTCATCGTTGCGCGCCGACGCCGCTGTACTCATCAAGAACCGCCGCGGCCAATCCGGTCTGTGGGGTTATGCCATTTCCGGCGATTTGCCGATCGTGTTGCTGCAGATCGGCGATCCGGCCAACATCGATCTGGTACGTCAACTGGTACAGGCCCACGCGTACTGGCGCTTGAAGGGACTGGCCGTGGATCTGGTGATCTGGAACGAAGACCGTGCCGGTTACCGGCAACTGCTCCAGGAACAAATCATGGGGCTGATCGCCGCGGGCGTCGAAGCGCACGTGATCGATCGGCGTGGCGGCATCTTCGTGCGACCGGCCGAGCAGATATCGAACGAAGACCGCATCCTGCTGCAATCGGTGGCGCGCGCCATTTTTACCGACAACCGGGGAACGCTGGCGGAACAGATCGACCGCCGTGGCCCGGCGGAAGTGCGGGTTCCACGTCTCAAGCCTACCCGCCGTCAGCGCGGCGAACGCCCGATCGTCACCAAGTTGCCGCGCCGCGATCTGATCCTCTTCAACGGGCTGGGGGGATTTACCCGTGATGGGCACGAATACGTCATTACCACCGCGCCCGGACAAGTGACGCCGGCACCGTGGGTGAACGTACTGGCGAATCCGCACTTTGGAAGCGTCATCTCGGAGAACGGCCTGGCCTATACCTGGAGTGAGAACGCCCATGAGTTCCGCCTCACGCCCTGGCACAACGACCCGGTGAGCGATGCCAGCGGAGAAGCCTTTTACCTGCGCGACGAAGACAGCGGCCATTTCTGGTCGCCCACGCCGCTGCCCAGCCGCGGAGCCGGTGATTACGTGACCCGCCATGGATTCGGTTACAGTGTCTTCGAGCATACCGAGGGTGGCATTCGCTCGGAGCTGACGGTCTACGTGGCCGTGGACGCCGCGATCAAGTTCGCTGTGCTGAAAGTGCGCAACGCGTCGGGCCAACCGCGCAAGCTTTCCGCGACCGGTTACGTGGAGTGGGTGCTGGGAGATTTACGTCCGAAATCAGCCATGCACGTGACCACTGAAATCGATCTCGGCAACGGAGCGATTTACGCGCGCAACCCCTACAGCACGGAGTATTCCGAACGGGTGGCGTTTTTCGACGTGGACGACACGACCCGCACGATAACTTGCGATCGCACTGAATTCCTCGGACGCAACGGCACGCTCAAGCACCCGGCCGCGATGAATCGCGCGCGGCTTTCCGGCAAGTTGGGGGCAGCCCTCGATCCCTGTGCCGCGATTCAGGTCAGCTTCGAACTGGCCGACGGACAAGAACGTGAGATTATCTACAGGCTTGGCGTAGGGCGGGACGCCATTGCGGCCGGCCACCTGGTGCAACGCTACCGGGGACCCGCTGTGGCGCGCGCCGCGCTCGACGCGGTTTACCAATACTGGAACCACACGCTCGGCGCGGTGCAGGTGGAAACACCCGAGCCGTCCCTCAACGTGCTGACCAACGGCTGGCTTTTGTATCAGACACTGGCATGCCGTCTTTGGGCGCGCAGTGGATATTACCAGTCGGGGGGCGCTTTTGGTTTTCGCGATCAATTGCAGGACACGATGGCGCTGATCCACGCCGAGCCGCAACGCGTACGCGAGCAACTGCTGCTGTGTGCGAGCCGGCAATTCCAGGAAGGAGATGTCCAGCATTGGTGGCATCCGCCGTCGGGACGTGGCGTGCGTACGCATTGTTCGGATGATTACCTGTGGCTGCCCTTGGCGACGTGCCGCTATGTGCTGACGACCGGCGACACCGGGGTGCTGGATGAATCCGTTCATTTCCTCGAAGGTCCCCCGGTCAACGCCGAGGACGACTCTTATTATGATCTGCCCGGCCGTTCTGGCGAGGCGGCCAGTCTGTACCAGCATTGTGTGCGAGCCATCGAGAGGGGGCTCCGATTTGGCGAGCACGGCCTGCCGCTCATGGGCACCGGTGACTGGAACGATGGCATGAACCTGGTGGGCAATCACGGTAAAGGCGAGAGCGTCTGGCTGGGTTTTTTCCTGAGTGAAGTGCTCAAGCAGTTCGCCAAGGTGGCGCGCCTGCGGGATGATCCCGCCTTCGCCGAACGTTGCCAAGAGGAGGGGATTCAGCTGCGCCAGAATATCGAGCAGCATGGTTGGGATGGCGCGTGGTACCGCCGCGCCTACTTCGACGACGGCACACCGCTGGGGTCGGCTGCCAACCCCGAGTGCCGGATTGATTCAATTTCGCAGAGCTGGGCGGTTTTATCCGGGGCGGGCGATGTCCAGCGCGCGCGCCTGGCCATGGAAGCGGTGGATCAACACCTCGTACGCCGCGATTCAGCGCTGATCCAACTATTGGATCCACCGTTCGACAAGTCGCCGTTGAATCCCGGCTATATAAAAGGATACGTCCCGGGCGTGCGCGAGAATGGCGGGCAGTACACGCATGCGGCGATCTGGGCGGCCATGGCGTTTGCCCGATTAGGCGACAGCCGCCGCGCCTGGGAACTGTTGGCCATGATCAACCCGGTAAACCATGGAAAAACTCCGGCGGGAGTGGCGACCTACAAAGTCGAACCCTACGTTGCCGCCGCCGATGTCTATGCGCTCGCGCCACACACCGGCCGCGGTGGTTGGACCTGGTACACGGGCTCGGCTGGCTGGATGTATCGGCTGATCGTGGAATCGCTCCTTGGCTTGAGGCTGGAAGTGGACAAACTGCATTTTGCGCCGTGCCTCCCGGCGGATTGGAAAGCATTCAAGATGCATTACCGGTATCGGGAAACGGTCTACCATATCATCGTCTCGCAAACGCAGGGTGCCGATAATGCGAAGATCGGTGAGATGCGTGTCACGGTGGACGGCGTTGAACGACACGACCAGACCATTCCTCTGGTTGATGACCGCCAAGAACACTCGGTCGAAGTGAGGATGTACGCGCCGCAAACCGTTAACGAGTTGGCGCCTACACTTGCATGA
- a CDS encoding cation:proton antiporter encodes MTNAQWFLLVGGLLLARGLTASILKRLPVTPAIIYLAVGLLVGPMALNVFHFNPLKESALLEVLTEVAVLISLFSAGIKMPVPVSFARWRTPILLASVSMAVSVGMVAAFAYYLLGLPLGAGVLLGAILAPTDPVLATDVQIRHPGDRDQLRFTLTCEAGMNDGSAFPFVMLGMGLLGLHELGESGLRWALVDVLWATVAGIAIGIISGAALGRLGWMLRSKPNEHTLMDDFLGLGLIGVVYGLSVLINAWGFLAVFFAAVALRQTERKLAGANRDFPDRPQTDGIIPEAANAVPGIESPPSVSGGSLVFKEHLERLSELMLVLLIGGTLFLDSWSWRAVGLALFLFMVARPVSVLASLLGTRTSWPMRGMVGWFGVRGIGSLYYMMYAIQHGLPEDLALELIQLTLIAVSLSILVHGTSVKPLMSHFWRHRKHLPTP; translated from the coding sequence ATGACTAATGCGCAATGGTTTCTGCTCGTGGGCGGCCTGTTGCTCGCCAGGGGCCTGACTGCTTCGATACTCAAGCGCCTGCCGGTCACACCAGCCATTATCTATCTGGCGGTGGGACTGCTGGTCGGACCTATGGCGCTCAATGTATTTCACTTCAATCCGCTTAAGGAATCGGCGCTGTTGGAAGTGCTGACCGAGGTGGCTGTGCTGATTTCGCTGTTTTCAGCCGGCATCAAAATGCCCGTGCCGGTAAGCTTCGCCCGCTGGCGTACACCGATTCTGCTGGCGTCTGTATCCATGGCGGTCAGCGTCGGGATGGTCGCTGCTTTCGCTTATTATCTGCTCGGTCTGCCACTGGGCGCCGGCGTCCTGCTAGGCGCGATCCTGGCACCCACCGATCCGGTGTTAGCAACCGATGTCCAGATCCGTCATCCGGGTGACCGCGACCAGCTCCGCTTCACCTTGACCTGCGAGGCGGGCATGAATGACGGTAGCGCTTTTCCGTTTGTGATGCTGGGGATGGGATTGCTCGGACTGCACGAGCTCGGTGAATCCGGCCTGCGCTGGGCGCTGGTCGATGTGCTGTGGGCCACGGTGGCGGGAATCGCCATTGGGATCATTTCTGGCGCCGCACTGGGCCGTTTGGGATGGATGCTGCGCAGCAAGCCAAACGAGCACACGCTTATGGACGACTTCCTCGGACTCGGCCTGATCGGTGTGGTCTACGGCTTGAGCGTACTGATCAATGCGTGGGGTTTTCTGGCGGTATTTTTCGCTGCCGTTGCGCTGCGCCAGACCGAACGTAAACTCGCCGGCGCCAATCGGGATTTTCCGGATCGGCCGCAAACCGACGGAATAATACCCGAAGCTGCAAACGCGGTTCCTGGCATCGAATCGCCACCGAGCGTCAGCGGAGGATCGCTGGTATTCAAGGAGCATCTGGAAAGACTCTCGGAATTGATGCTCGTCCTGCTGATCGGTGGCACGCTATTTCTCGATTCCTGGAGCTGGCGGGCGGTGGGACTCGCGCTGTTTTTGTTTATGGTGGCGCGCCCGGTCAGCGTCCTCGCCAGCCTGTTGGGTACCCGTACTTCGTGGCCGATGCGCGGCATGGTGGGCTGGTTCGGAGTACGCGGCATAGGCTCGCTGTACTACATGATGTATGCCATACAACACGGTCTCCCCGAAGATCTGGCCTTGGAACTTATCCAATTGACGCTGATTGCGGTATCGCTTTCCATTCTCGTTCACGGAACCAGCGTCAAGCCGCTGATGAGCCACTTTTGGCGTCACCGCAAACATCTGCCAACGCCATAA